The Georgenia sp. TF02-10 genome window below encodes:
- a CDS encoding NAD-glutamate dehydrogenase yields the protein MTTAVLDQTRAQLLGAAARLDPAPAQAEELLRLFYRDVMTEDLQAQRPVDLLGAARSHQETARRRAPGTAQVRVFNPSADAEGWSTGCTVVEIVTDDMPFLIDSVAAELSRQGRTVRLLVHPQLVVRRDADGVLQEVLDAEPAPAPAEPGAVVESWVHVQVGLVSDPAERSEVAAELARVLADVRLAVTDHDAMVAKADEIAADLATAPPPVVDRAAAERARALLRWLADGQFVFLGYREYRLTDPDPGPGAAAEAVLAPLPETGLGLLRPDPDRPARPTVLPGRAARKAREPRLLIITKANSRASVHRPLYLDYIGAKTFDGDGRVVGERRFLGLFTAAAYRSSVTEVPYVAEKVARVIEAAGFAPGSHLGRDLMGVLEDYPRDELFTATVEHLTEVATAVVHLRERPRTRLFLRTEVYGRFVSCLVYLPRERYSPAVQQRVMALLREAFGGVSVEQDALLSRSVLAQLHVVVRVAPGEQVPEVDVAALEQRLAEATRGWAEDLADAARERYGEATAARLLGRFAAALPEAYKEDFPPEVGAADLAHLDALAPGAVGLDLYRGPDARPGERRLKVYTTDPLTLSGILPLFHHLGVAVTDERPYELRAEAGSLAHVYDFGLRAPTEEAWAAPGSRERFQDAFAAVRSGLADSDGFNTLVLLAGLTWREVTVLRTLAAYLRQTGSVFSREYVEAALRENLGTTRLLVELFATRFDPGRYGGQASPERSAAEEELAEQVRAALDEVTNLDHDRIIRALLAVVRATQRTSYYRTADRAGGAAGTAEGDVAGTDTDGAGGPAGSADRDADGAGGASGAADGDAAGSGTDDAPATQPPAVALKIDPRDLPDLPQPRPRFEIFVCSPRVEGVHLRFGRVARGGLRWSDRREDFRTEVLGLVKAQTVKNAVIVPTGAKGGFVVKRAPDPAVDRDAWLAEGTAAYRTFVTALLDVTDNRVGGEVVGPDRVVRHDGDDPYLVVAADKGTAAFSDLANAVARERGFWLDDAFASGGSTGYDHKKMGITARGAWESVTRHFRELGHDTQSQDFTVVGVGDMSGDVFGNGMLLSEHIRLVGAFDHRHVFLDPDPDLAASYAERRRLFDLPRSSWADYDPALISPGGGVYPRTAKSVPLTPQVRARLGIADDVAALTPAELVRAILTAPVDLLWNGGIGTYVKATAESHAQVGDRANDAVRVDGAALRCRVVGEGGNLGLTQRGRIEAALAGVRLNTDAIDNSGGVDSSDYEVNIKIALGAALRSGRITRAERDELLAAMTPDVARKVLRQNYEQNVLLGNARAQGDQMVPAHRRLMTWLEDRGELDRALEFLPTDAELARRAADGHGLTSPEFAVLVAYAKLALKADLVRSGLPDDQWFAATLTEYFPPALRTRFAAELAEHPLRREIVVSSVAGSVVNRGGITFVYRAMEETGADAEQVTRAFVICREVFDLAGFVRAVEALDNVVPTAVQSRLFLDFRRLLDRAVRWFLRNRPALDVGAEIARFGPAVAGFPSMATVLRGDERDRLQAQAQEYADAGVPADLAEHTASLLDRYCLLDVTELATQTGRPTAEVADLYFATSEYFGFDRLLDRVQQLPREGRWDTLARGAMREDLYAVLRSLTAAVLSAADGGGPADRAAPAGDGAARLAAWAQAREGILAPVRQALAEMDRAGAGGLAPLSVALRDLRGLVRLDELATARPA from the coding sequence GTCCGCCTGCTGGTCCACCCCCAGCTCGTGGTGCGCCGGGACGCCGACGGGGTGCTGCAGGAGGTCCTCGACGCCGAGCCGGCGCCGGCCCCGGCCGAGCCCGGCGCCGTCGTGGAGTCCTGGGTGCACGTGCAGGTGGGGCTGGTCAGCGACCCGGCCGAGCGGTCCGAGGTCGCCGCCGAGCTCGCCCGCGTGCTGGCCGACGTGCGCCTCGCCGTCACCGACCACGACGCGATGGTGGCCAAAGCCGACGAGATAGCCGCGGACCTCGCGACTGCCCCGCCGCCGGTGGTCGACCGGGCGGCCGCCGAGCGGGCGCGGGCCCTGCTGCGCTGGCTCGCGGACGGCCAGTTCGTCTTCCTCGGCTACCGGGAGTACCGGCTGACCGACCCGGACCCGGGCCCCGGCGCCGCCGCCGAGGCGGTGCTGGCCCCGCTGCCGGAGACCGGGCTCGGGCTGCTGCGCCCGGACCCCGACCGCCCGGCCCGGCCCACCGTGCTGCCCGGCCGGGCCGCCCGCAAGGCCCGCGAGCCCCGGCTGCTGATCATCACCAAGGCGAACTCCCGCGCCAGCGTGCACCGCCCGCTGTACCTGGACTACATCGGGGCGAAGACCTTCGACGGCGACGGGCGGGTGGTCGGCGAGCGCCGCTTCCTCGGGCTCTTCACCGCCGCCGCGTACCGCTCCTCGGTCACCGAGGTCCCCTACGTGGCGGAGAAGGTCGCCCGGGTCATCGAGGCCGCCGGGTTCGCCCCGGGCAGCCACCTCGGCCGGGACCTCATGGGGGTGCTCGAGGACTACCCCCGCGACGAGCTCTTCACCGCCACCGTGGAGCACCTCACCGAGGTCGCGACGGCGGTGGTGCACCTGCGCGAGCGCCCCCGCACCCGGCTGTTCCTGCGCACCGAGGTCTACGGCCGGTTCGTCTCCTGCCTGGTGTACCTGCCGCGGGAGCGGTACAGCCCGGCGGTGCAGCAGCGGGTGATGGCCCTGCTGCGGGAGGCCTTCGGCGGGGTCTCGGTCGAGCAGGACGCCCTGCTGTCCCGGTCGGTGCTGGCCCAGCTCCACGTCGTGGTCCGGGTGGCACCCGGCGAGCAGGTCCCCGAGGTCGACGTCGCCGCCCTCGAGCAGCGCCTGGCCGAGGCGACCCGCGGCTGGGCGGAGGACCTGGCCGACGCCGCCCGGGAGCGGTACGGCGAGGCGACGGCGGCCCGGCTGCTCGGCCGGTTCGCCGCGGCCCTGCCCGAGGCGTACAAGGAGGACTTCCCGCCCGAGGTGGGCGCCGCGGACCTGGCCCACCTCGACGCCCTCGCCCCGGGCGCCGTCGGGCTGGACCTGTACCGCGGCCCGGACGCCCGGCCCGGCGAGCGACGGCTGAAGGTCTACACCACCGACCCGCTCACCCTCAGCGGGATCCTGCCGCTCTTCCACCACCTCGGCGTGGCCGTCACCGACGAACGGCCCTACGAGCTGCGCGCCGAGGCGGGCAGCCTCGCCCACGTCTACGACTTCGGCCTGCGCGCCCCCACCGAGGAGGCCTGGGCGGCGCCGGGCAGCCGCGAGCGGTTCCAGGACGCCTTCGCGGCCGTGCGCTCGGGGCTGGCGGACAGCGACGGCTTCAACACCCTGGTGCTGCTGGCCGGCCTGACCTGGCGGGAGGTGACCGTCCTGCGCACCCTGGCCGCCTACCTGCGCCAGACCGGGTCGGTCTTCTCCCGCGAGTACGTCGAGGCCGCGCTGCGGGAGAACCTGGGCACCACCCGCCTGCTCGTCGAGCTCTTCGCGACCCGGTTCGACCCCGGCCGGTACGGCGGGCAGGCCAGCCCGGAGCGGTCGGCGGCCGAGGAGGAGCTGGCCGAGCAGGTCCGCGCGGCGCTGGACGAGGTGACCAACCTCGACCACGACCGGATCATCCGGGCGCTGCTCGCCGTCGTGCGGGCCACCCAGCGGACCAGCTACTACCGCACGGCCGACCGCGCGGGCGGGGCGGCCGGCACCGCTGAGGGGGACGTGGCTGGCACCGACACCGACGGAGCGGGCGGGCCGGCCGGCTCCGCCGACCGGGACGCCGACGGCGCGGGCGGAGCGTCCGGCGCCGCCGACGGGGACGCGGCCGGCAGCGGCACCGACGACGCCCCAGCAACCCAGCCGCCCGCCGTCGCCCTCAAGATCGACCCCCGGGACCTGCCCGACCTGCCCCAGCCGCGGCCCCGGTTCGAGATCTTCGTGTGCAGCCCCCGGGTCGAGGGCGTCCACCTCCGCTTCGGCCGGGTGGCGCGCGGCGGGCTGCGCTGGTCGGACCGCCGGGAGGACTTCCGCACCGAGGTCCTCGGCCTGGTCAAGGCCCAGACGGTGAAGAACGCCGTCATCGTGCCCACCGGCGCCAAGGGCGGCTTCGTGGTGAAGCGGGCGCCGGACCCGGCGGTGGACCGGGACGCCTGGCTCGCCGAGGGCACCGCCGCCTACCGCACGTTCGTCACCGCCCTGCTCGACGTCACCGACAACCGGGTCGGCGGGGAGGTCGTCGGCCCGGACCGGGTGGTCCGGCACGACGGCGACGACCCGTACCTGGTGGTAGCCGCGGACAAGGGCACCGCCGCATTCTCCGACCTGGCCAACGCCGTCGCCCGGGAGCGGGGCTTCTGGCTCGACGACGCCTTCGCCTCCGGCGGGTCCACCGGCTACGACCACAAGAAGATGGGCATCACCGCCCGCGGGGCATGGGAGTCCGTCACCCGGCACTTCCGCGAGCTCGGCCACGACACCCAGAGCCAGGACTTCACCGTCGTCGGCGTCGGGGACATGAGCGGGGACGTCTTCGGCAACGGCATGCTGCTCTCCGAACACATCCGCCTGGTCGGCGCCTTCGACCACCGCCACGTCTTCCTCGACCCCGACCCCGACCTGGCCGCCTCCTACGCCGAGCGGCGCCGGCTGTTCGACCTGCCCCGCTCCTCCTGGGCCGACTACGACCCGGCCCTGATCAGCCCGGGCGGCGGGGTCTACCCCCGCACCGCCAAGTCGGTGCCGCTCACCCCGCAGGTCCGGGCCCGGCTCGGGATCGCCGACGACGTCGCCGCGCTCACCCCGGCCGAGCTCGTCCGGGCCATCCTCACCGCCCCGGTGGACCTGCTCTGGAACGGCGGCATCGGCACCTACGTCAAGGCCACCGCCGAGTCCCACGCCCAGGTCGGGGACCGCGCCAACGACGCCGTCCGGGTCGACGGCGCCGCGCTGCGCTGCCGGGTCGTCGGGGAGGGCGGCAACCTGGGGCTGACCCAGCGCGGCCGGATCGAGGCCGCGCTGGCCGGGGTGCGGCTGAACACGGACGCCATCGACAACTCCGGCGGGGTGGACAGCTCGGACTACGAGGTGAACATCAAGATCGCCCTGGGCGCCGCCCTCCGGTCCGGCCGGATCACCCGGGCCGAGCGGGACGAGCTGCTCGCCGCGATGACCCCGGACGTGGCCCGGAAGGTGCTGCGGCAGAACTACGAGCAGAACGTGCTGCTCGGCAACGCCCGCGCCCAGGGGGACCAGATGGTCCCCGCGCACCGGCGCCTGATGACCTGGCTGGAGGACCGCGGGGAGCTGGACCGCGCGCTGGAGTTCCTGCCCACCGACGCCGAGCTGGCCCGGCGCGCCGCGGACGGCCACGGCCTGACCTCCCCCGAGTTCGCCGTCCTGGTCGCCTACGCCAAGCTTGCCCTCAAGGCCGACCTGGTCCGCAGCGGCCTGCCGGACGACCAGTGGTTCGCCGCGACCCTGACGGAGTACTTCCCGCCCGCCCTGCGCACCCGGTTCGCCGCCGAGCTGGCCGAGCACCCGCTGCGCCGGGAGATCGTCGTCAGCTCCGTCGCCGGCTCGGTGGTCAACCGGGGCGGGATCACCTTCGTCTACCGGGCGATGGAGGAGACCGGCGCCGACGCCGAGCAGGTCACCCGCGCGTTCGTCATCTGCCGGGAGGTCTTCGACCTGGCCGGGTTCGTCCGTGCGGTGGAGGCGCTGGACAACGTCGTGCCCACCGCCGTGCAGTCCCGGCTCTTCCTGGACTTCCGCCGGCTGCTGGACCGCGCCGTCCGGTGGTTCCTGCGGAACCGGCCGGCGCTGGACGTCGGCGCGGAGATCGCCCGCTTCGGCCCGGCGGTGGCCGGCTTCCCGAGCATGGCCACGGTGCTCCGGGGCGACGAGCGCGACCGGCTGCAGGCCCAGGCGCAGGAGTACGCCGACGCGGGGGTGCCGGCCGACCTCGCCGAGCACACCGCCTCGCTGCTGGACCGGTACTGCCTCCTCGACGTCACCGAGCTGGCGACCCAGACCGGCCGGCCGACCGCCGAGGTGGCCGACCTGTACTTCGCGACCTCGGAGTACTTCGGGTTCGACCGGCTGCTCGACCGGGTCCAGCAGCTGCCCCGGGAGGGCCGGTGGGACACCCTGGCCCGGGGGGCCATGCGGGAGGACCTCTACGCCGTGCTCCGCTCGCTGACCGCCGCGGTGCTGTCGGCGGCCGACGGCGGCGGGCCGGCCGACAGGGCGGCACCAGCCGGCGACGGCGCCGCCCGGCTGGCGGCCTGGGCCCAGGCACGGGAGGGCATCCTCGCCCCGGTGCGGCAGGCGCTGGCCGAGATGGACCGGGCCGGCGCCGGAGGCCTGGCGCCGCTGTCGGTCGCGCTGCGGGACCTGCGCGGCCTGGTCCGCCTCGACGAGCTCGCGACCGCTCGCCCGGCCTGA
- a CDS encoding alcohol dehydrogenase catalytic domain-containing protein, translated as MSRTESAVGTTPDAMRAVVVTRPGDLDALELKDVPVPERQPGWVRIAVKAFGVNESEVTTRKGESDPEVTYPRIPGIEAVGVVDEADEDSDLRPGQQVATMMGGMGRTFDGSYAQYVTVPAAQVIGFETALGWDVVGALPEMFQTAYGSLTTGLDLQAGQTLLIRGGTSTVGLSAATIAKDMDATVISTTRHADRTDELRAIGVDHPIVDDGEIAAKVHGLAPAGVDAALELVGCTVLPDTLGCVRRHGTACFTGALAGGWSIPDFSPFMIPSGVRLTSYAGQATDLPPQVFQQQLQAIADGRLKAPVAKVYVGLEHVRDAHADVESGSTLGKHVVRLDD; from the coding sequence ATGAGCCGCACGGAATCAGCTGTAGGCACCACACCTGACGCGATGCGAGCCGTCGTCGTCACCCGCCCCGGGGATCTGGACGCGCTGGAGCTCAAAGACGTCCCGGTCCCCGAACGGCAGCCGGGCTGGGTGCGGATCGCGGTGAAGGCCTTCGGCGTCAACGAGTCCGAGGTCACCACCCGCAAGGGCGAGTCAGACCCGGAGGTCACCTACCCCCGCATCCCCGGCATCGAGGCCGTCGGCGTGGTCGACGAGGCCGACGAGGACAGCGACCTACGTCCGGGGCAGCAGGTAGCCACGATGATGGGTGGCATGGGCCGCACCTTTGACGGTTCCTACGCCCAGTACGTCACCGTCCCCGCGGCACAGGTCATCGGGTTCGAGACCGCGCTGGGGTGGGACGTCGTCGGCGCACTGCCCGAGATGTTCCAGACCGCCTACGGATCGCTGACCACCGGCCTTGATCTGCAGGCCGGGCAGACCCTGCTGATCCGTGGGGGCACGTCCACGGTCGGGCTGAGCGCCGCGACGATCGCGAAGGACATGGACGCCACCGTCATCTCCACCACCCGTCACGCCGACCGTACCGACGAGCTACGGGCCATCGGCGTCGACCATCCCATCGTGGACGACGGAGAGATCGCCGCCAAGGTCCACGGCCTCGCACCAGCCGGCGTCGACGCCGCACTCGAGCTCGTGGGCTGCACCGTGCTGCCCGACACCCTCGGGTGCGTGCGCAGGCACGGCACCGCATGCTTCACGGGCGCCCTGGCAGGCGGATGGAGCATTCCCGACTTCAGCCCGTTCATGATCCCCAGCGGGGTGAGGCTGACCAGCTATGCGGGCCAGGCGACAGACCTGCCCCCTCAGGTGTTCCAGCAACAGCTCCAAGCCATCGCCGACGGCCGACTCAAGGCGCCGGTCGCGAAGGTCTACGTGGGCCTGGAGCACGTCCGCGACGCTCACGCCGATGTCGAGTCCGGCTCGACTCTCGGCAAGCACGTGGTGCGGCTCGACGACTGA
- a CDS encoding MarC family protein has product MTEIVDVGLLSTTFLTLFVIMDPPGTVPVFLALTSTMTARQRRVAARQATAVAFGVILAFTLFGQYILDFLHISVPALQLSGGLLLLLVAMELLTGKQEEPGSSPNGVNVALVPLGTPLLAGPGAIVAAMLAVQDVEGPPGWVAIGVALVGVHLVLWAAMRFAGVIHRVLGDGGTTLVTRIAGLLLAAIAVQLMADAVFAFVDMHY; this is encoded by the coding sequence ATGACCGAGATCGTCGACGTCGGCCTGCTGTCGACCACCTTCCTGACCCTCTTCGTCATCATGGACCCGCCGGGCACGGTGCCCGTCTTCCTCGCCCTGACCTCGACGATGACCGCCCGGCAGCGGCGGGTGGCGGCCCGGCAGGCAACCGCGGTGGCCTTCGGGGTGATCCTCGCCTTCACCCTGTTCGGCCAGTACATCCTGGACTTCCTGCACATCTCCGTGCCGGCCCTGCAGCTCTCCGGCGGCTTGCTGCTGCTGCTGGTCGCGATGGAGCTGCTCACCGGCAAGCAGGAGGAGCCCGGATCGTCGCCGAACGGGGTGAACGTGGCGCTCGTGCCGCTGGGCACCCCGCTGCTCGCCGGGCCGGGCGCGATCGTGGCGGCCATGCTCGCGGTGCAGGACGTCGAGGGCCCGCCCGGGTGGGTCGCGATCGGGGTCGCGCTGGTGGGCGTGCACCTGGTCCTCTGGGCGGCGATGCGGTTCGCCGGGGTGATCCACCGGGTGCTCGGCGACGGCGGCACCACGCTGGTCACCCGGATCGCCGGCCTGCTGCTCGCCGCGATCGCCGTGCAGCTCATGGCCGACGCCGTGTTCGCGTTCGTCGACATGCACTACTGA
- a CDS encoding MmcQ/YjbR family DNA-binding protein has product MSLSGEQLQQVARDTAGSLAGVSHGRPFTPHLDVWKVADKVFLVVTDDDPDAQIITVKVDPHHGETLRRDHETITAGRYFNKRHWVSVGAGRGITKHVVEDLVLGSYELVADHLPTKDRPA; this is encoded by the coding sequence GTGAGCCTGTCGGGAGAGCAGCTGCAGCAGGTCGCACGCGACACGGCCGGCTCACTGGCCGGCGTCAGCCATGGGCGCCCGTTCACCCCGCACCTGGACGTGTGGAAGGTCGCGGACAAGGTCTTCCTTGTCGTCACCGACGACGATCCCGACGCCCAGATCATCACGGTGAAGGTAGACCCTCACCATGGGGAGACACTGCGTCGTGACCACGAGACGATCACCGCAGGCCGGTACTTCAACAAGCGGCACTGGGTGTCCGTCGGAGCCGGGCGCGGGATCACCAAGCACGTCGTCGAGGACCTCGTGCTCGGCTCCTACGAGCTCGTCGCCGACCACCTGCCCACCAAGGACAGGCCGGCATGA